One genomic segment of Streptomyces sp. RKND-216 includes these proteins:
- the lepB gene encoding signal peptidase I, producing MGNAVRTTGAARPGGTRPRRGLGDTLSGVAVAIGCVLFLGGFVWGAIVYQPYTVPTRSMAPTIQAGDRVLAERVGGDEVRRGDVVVFYDSVWGDVPMVKRVVAVGGDTVACCDAEGRITVNGEPVDEEYLGPDDRKAMTRFGERVPEGRLFLLGDHRTTSQDSLMRLEGDADHWAVPRDAVRGRVDATAWPLEGFGMVERPEGFTQLPGGVSRPGPLVPMLIAVGAGTVLIMGGAAHGPLSRRSAAAPHGRRRS from the coding sequence ATGGGAAACGCAGTACGGACGACCGGTGCGGCACGCCCGGGCGGCACACGGCCGCGCCGTGGGCTGGGCGACACCCTCTCCGGCGTCGCGGTGGCGATCGGCTGTGTGCTGTTCCTCGGCGGCTTCGTCTGGGGCGCGATCGTGTACCAGCCGTACACGGTTCCCACCCGCTCGATGGCACCGACCATCCAGGCCGGCGACCGGGTACTCGCCGAACGCGTCGGCGGTGACGAGGTCCGGCGCGGCGACGTCGTCGTCTTCTACGACTCGGTGTGGGGGGACGTCCCCATGGTCAAGCGCGTCGTGGCGGTCGGCGGCGACACGGTGGCCTGCTGCGACGCCGAAGGGCGGATCACTGTGAACGGCGAACCCGTCGACGAGGAGTACCTCGGGCCGGACGACCGGAAGGCCATGACCCGCTTCGGCGAGCGGGTCCCCGAAGGCCGGCTCTTCCTGCTGGGCGACCATCGCACGACCTCCCAGGACTCCCTGATGCGCCTGGAGGGCGACGCCGACCACTGGGCCGTGCCGCGCGACGCCGTGCGGGGGCGGGTGGACGCGACGGCCTGGCCGCTGGAAGGTTTCGGCATGGTCGAACGCCCCGAGGGTTTCACGCAGCTGCCGGGCGGAGTCTCCCGGCCCGGACCGCTGGTCCCCATGCTGATCGCCGTCGGCGCGGGTACCGTCCTGATCATGGGAGGGGCGGCACACGGGCCGCTGTCCCGCCGGTCGGCGGCAGCCCCGCACGGCCGGCGCCGGAGCTGA
- a CDS encoding YraN family protein, with product MNAREALGRYGEDLAARRLRAAGMAVLERNWRCAAGEIDIVARDRDALVVCEVKTRRAGGWEHPMAAVTPAKAARLRRLASRWLTERWIARYGRPPTGGVRLDVVGIWLPDRGAPLVEHVRGAA from the coding sequence ATGAATGCCCGAGAAGCACTCGGCCGCTACGGCGAGGACCTGGCCGCGCGGCGGCTGCGTGCCGCCGGCATGGCCGTACTGGAACGCAACTGGCGCTGCGCCGCCGGAGAGATCGACATCGTCGCGCGCGACCGTGACGCCCTGGTGGTATGCGAGGTCAAGACGCGCCGCGCCGGCGGGTGGGAACACCCGATGGCCGCCGTCACCCCCGCCAAGGCCGCGCGGCTGCGCAGGCTCGCGTCCCGCTGGCTCACCGAGCGGTGGATCGCCCGGTACGGCAGGCCGCCCACCGGGGGCGTGAGGCTGGACGTGGTGGGCATCTGGCTGCCGGACCGCGGGGCCCCGCTGGTCGAGCACGTCCGGGGGGCGGCCTGA
- the lepB gene encoding signal peptidase I, which produces MGYGARSGHDYPEGPEGDGRGPTPLMSDERPSPQGGETDTVGVSHTGDDGDGARDDGEAGRDRKKKQARPFWKELPLLVGIALVLALVIKTFLLQAFSIPSESMRDSLKIGDRVLVDKLTPWFGSEPERGEVVVFHDPGGWLPDIPNEQNALQKAFSFIGLMPSADEQDLIKRVIAVGGDTVSCRKGEPVKVNGAALEESYLKPGSTPCDDRPFGPVTVPKDHMWVMGDNRQNSRDSRYHQDGPDGGMVPVDEAIGRAVVVAWPLDRWATLPAPETFDQKGVAAKAAGAAPALMGVAGVAPLALWLRRRPERSDVSHRAERITTGG; this is translated from the coding sequence ATGGGCTACGGCGCGCGGTCCGGTCACGACTATCCCGAGGGACCTGAGGGAGACGGCCGCGGACCGACGCCGCTGATGAGTGACGAACGGCCCAGCCCGCAGGGAGGCGAGACGGACACCGTGGGCGTGTCGCACACAGGGGACGACGGAGACGGCGCCCGTGACGACGGCGAGGCCGGACGCGACCGCAAGAAGAAGCAGGCACGGCCGTTCTGGAAGGAACTGCCCCTCCTCGTCGGCATCGCGCTTGTGCTGGCGCTGGTCATCAAGACCTTCCTGCTCCAGGCGTTCTCCATCCCCTCGGAATCGATGCGGGACAGCCTCAAGATCGGCGACCGCGTTCTCGTCGACAAGCTGACGCCGTGGTTCGGCTCCGAGCCGGAGCGCGGCGAGGTCGTCGTCTTCCACGACCCGGGCGGATGGCTCCCCGACATCCCCAACGAGCAGAATGCCCTGCAGAAGGCGTTCAGCTTCATCGGGCTGATGCCGTCCGCCGATGAACAGGACCTGATCAAGCGCGTCATCGCGGTCGGCGGCGACACCGTCTCCTGCCGTAAGGGCGAGCCGGTGAAGGTCAACGGCGCCGCGCTCGAGGAGTCGTACCTGAAGCCCGGCAGCACGCCGTGCGACGACAGGCCCTTCGGGCCCGTCACCGTGCCCAAGGACCACATGTGGGTCATGGGCGACAACCGCCAGAATTCCCGGGACTCGCGCTACCACCAGGACGGCCCCGACGGCGGCATGGTGCCCGTCGACGAGGCCATCGGCCGCGCCGTGGTAGTCGCCTGGCCGCTCGACCGCTGGGCGACCCTCCCGGCGCCGGAGACCTTCGACCAGAAGGGCGTCGCCGCCAAGGCCGCCGGTGCCGCACCCGCCCTGATGGGCGTGGCTGGAGTGGCACCGTTGGCCCTGTGGCTTCGCCGGCGCCCGGAGCGGTCAGACGTTTCGCACCGAGCGGAGCGGATCACGACGGGCGGCTGA
- the lepB gene encoding signal peptidase I, translating into MGRRGRPAGHHRRSDATPPPQPSADRTATLRGPGEGRADRRRAAKRIKRRRRLSVTKEIPILIGIALVIALVLKTFLVQAFVIPSGSMEQTIRIGDRVVVDKLTPWFGGRPDRGDVVVFQDPGGWLDGEPQQQQQGTDPVGVKQVKDLLTFVGLLPSDDEQDLIKRVVAVGGDRVRCCGSDGRITVNGHPVDEPYLYPGNAPSKIEFDVTVPESRYFVMGDHRGNSADSRYHLDSPGRGTVPEELIVGRAMVVAWPVDHWRRLSENETFAAVPDPSGTEATAQAAEENRRSGLPSPLELSLVVTVVGLARYRDRRKRSVRSESGGHGLRRAVRSRLSRGT; encoded by the coding sequence ATGGGTAGGCGCGGCAGACCCGCCGGGCACCACCGGCGTTCCGACGCGACACCCCCGCCGCAGCCCTCCGCAGACCGGACCGCCACCCTGCGCGGCCCCGGCGAGGGCCGCGCCGACCGTCGACGTGCGGCCAAGCGCATCAAGCGGCGCCGCAGGCTGTCGGTGACCAAGGAGATCCCCATTCTGATCGGCATCGCGCTGGTGATAGCGCTGGTGCTGAAGACCTTCCTGGTGCAGGCGTTCGTGATCCCCTCCGGGTCGATGGAGCAGACCATCCGGATCGGGGACCGCGTCGTCGTCGACAAGCTGACCCCGTGGTTCGGCGGCAGGCCCGACCGCGGCGACGTCGTCGTCTTCCAGGACCCCGGCGGTTGGCTGGACGGCGAACCGCAACAGCAGCAGCAGGGGACCGATCCCGTCGGTGTCAAGCAGGTCAAGGACCTGCTGACGTTCGTCGGCCTGCTCCCGTCGGACGACGAACAGGACCTCATCAAGCGGGTGGTCGCCGTCGGCGGCGACCGCGTGCGCTGCTGCGGCTCCGACGGCCGGATCACGGTCAACGGCCACCCCGTCGACGAACCGTACCTGTACCCGGGCAACGCGCCGTCGAAGATCGAGTTCGACGTCACTGTCCCCGAGAGCCGGTACTTCGTGATGGGCGACCACCGCGGCAACTCGGCGGACTCCCGGTACCACCTCGATTCACCCGGACGGGGTACGGTTCCGGAGGAACTGATCGTCGGCAGGGCCATGGTCGTAGCCTGGCCGGTGGACCACTGGCGGCGGCTGTCGGAGAACGAGACCTTCGCCGCGGTGCCGGACCCCTCCGGCACGGAGGCGACCGCACAAGCTGCCGAGGAGAACCGAAGGAGTGGGCTTCCGAGCCCCTTGGAACTCTCGCTCGTTGTCACAGTGGTGGGTCTGGCCCGGTACCGGGACCGACGAAAGCGCAGTGTGAGGAGTGAGAGTGGGGGACATGGGCTACGGCGCGCGGTCCGGTCACGACTATCCCGAGGGACCTGA
- the rplS gene encoding 50S ribosomal protein L19 — protein sequence MSHLLDNVDAASLREDVPHFRPGDTVNVHVRVVEGSRSRVQQFKGVVIRRQGSGVRETFTVRKVSFSVGVERTFPVHTPIVEKIEVVTRGDVRRAKLYYLRDLRGKAAKIKEKREN from the coding sequence ATGTCTCACCTGCTCGACAACGTCGACGCGGCTTCGCTGCGCGAGGACGTCCCCCACTTCCGCCCGGGCGACACCGTCAACGTCCACGTCCGCGTGGTCGAGGGCAGCCGCTCCCGTGTGCAGCAGTTCAAGGGCGTCGTGATCCGCCGCCAGGGCTCCGGCGTGCGCGAGACCTTCACCGTCCGCAAGGTCAGCTTCAGCGTCGGCGTCGAGCGCACCTTCCCGGTGCACACCCCGATCGTAGAGAAGATCGAGGTCGTCACCCGCGGTGACGTCCGCCGCGCGAAGCTGTACTACCTCCGTGACCTGCGCGGCAAGGCCGCCAAGATCAAGGAGAAGCGCGAGAACTGA
- the lepB gene encoding signal peptidase I — translation MAVLLVGAFVVQPYSIPSSSMAPTLKVGDRVLVNKLAYRFGDRPERGEVVVFEGRGSFLPSGTAGSGALSGLLRRFGSALGLSDPADTEYVKRVIGVGGDRVRCCDQRGRLAVNGEPLTETYLHPGDEPSVVRFDIRVPEGRLWVMGDHRSASRDSRDHLGLPGGGTVPLDRVIGRADWIAWPHARWTTLSAGTERAAREAGAHG, via the coding sequence GTGGCGGTCTTGCTGGTCGGCGCCTTCGTGGTGCAGCCTTATTCGATCCCCAGTTCGTCGATGGCGCCGACCCTGAAGGTGGGGGACCGGGTCCTGGTGAACAAGCTGGCCTACCGTTTCGGTGACCGTCCTGAACGGGGGGAGGTCGTGGTGTTCGAGGGCAGGGGGTCCTTCCTCCCGTCCGGCACCGCCGGCTCGGGGGCGCTCTCCGGTCTGCTCCGCAGGTTCGGTTCCGCCCTCGGCCTGTCGGACCCGGCGGACACGGAGTACGTCAAGCGGGTCATCGGCGTCGGCGGTGACCGCGTCCGGTGCTGCGACCAGCGGGGGAGGCTTGCGGTGAATGGCGAACCGCTGACCGAGACGTACTTGCACCCCGGCGACGAGCCCTCCGTGGTCCGCTTCGACATCCGTGTTCCGGAAGGCCGGCTCTGGGTCATGGGCGACCACCGCTCAGCCTCCCGCGACTCCCGGGACCACCTGGGGCTGCCCGGCGGCGGCACCGTCCCGCTGGACCGCGTCATCGGCCGCGCCGACTGGATCGCCTGGCCCCACGCCCGCTGGACCACCCTGTCCGCCGGTACGGAACGCGCCGCTCGCGAGGCGGGGGCCCATGGGTAG
- a CDS encoding DUF2469 domain-containing protein: MSAEDLEKYETEMELKLYREYRDVVGLFKYVIETERRFYLTNDYEMQVHSVQGEVFFEVSMADAWVWDMYRPARFVKQVRVLTFKDVNIEELNKSELDLPEDSGFKG; encoded by the coding sequence ATGAGCGCCGAGGACCTCGAGAAGTACGAGACCGAGATGGAGCTCAAGCTCTATCGCGAGTACCGCGACGTCGTCGGGCTGTTCAAGTACGTGATCGAGACCGAACGACGCTTCTACCTCACCAACGACTACGAGATGCAGGTGCACTCCGTCCAGGGCGAGGTCTTCTTCGAGGTGTCCATGGCCGATGCCTGGGTCTGGGACATGTACCGGCCGGCGCGGTTCGTGAAGCAGGTGCGGGTGCTCACCTTCAAGGACGTGAACATCGAGGAGCTCAACAAGAGCGAACTCGACCTGCCCGAGGACTCCGGCTTCAAGGGCTGA
- the rimM gene encoding ribosome maturation factor RimM (Essential for efficient processing of 16S rRNA) gives MQLVVARVGRAHGIRGEVTVEVRTDEPELRLAPGAVLATDPPDVGPLTIETGRVHSGRLLLRFAGVQDRTGAEALRNTLLVAEIDPEQSPDDPEEFYDHQLLDLDVVTRDGRAVGRVEEIAHLPAQDLLVVRRPDGGEALIPFVTEIVPEIDLSAQRMVVDPPPGLLDEEEGKGA, from the coding sequence GTGCAGTTGGTAGTCGCCCGCGTCGGCCGCGCCCACGGCATCCGCGGTGAGGTCACCGTGGAGGTACGCACCGACGAGCCCGAGCTGCGGCTCGCGCCCGGAGCCGTTCTGGCCACCGATCCGCCGGACGTCGGCCCGCTCACCATCGAGACCGGCCGGGTGCACAGCGGACGCCTGCTGCTGCGTTTCGCCGGCGTGCAGGACCGCACCGGCGCCGAGGCGCTGCGCAACACCCTGCTGGTCGCCGAGATCGACCCGGAGCAGAGCCCGGACGACCCCGAGGAGTTCTACGACCACCAGCTCCTCGACCTGGACGTCGTCACCCGAGACGGGCGCGCCGTCGGCCGCGTCGAGGAGATCGCCCACCTGCCCGCGCAGGATCTGCTGGTCGTACGGCGCCCCGACGGCGGCGAGGCGCTGATTCCGTTCGTCACCGAGATCGTCCCGGAGATCGACCTGTCCGCGCAGCGCATGGTCGTCGACCCGCCCCCCGGGCTGCTCGACGAGGAGGAGGGGAAGGGCGCGTGA
- the rpsP gene encoding 30S ribosomal protein S16: MAVKIKLKRLGKIRSPHYRIIVADSRTRRDGRAIEEIGLYHPVQNPSRIEVDSERVQYWLGVGAQPTEPVAAILKVTGDWQKFKGLPAPEPMKVAEPKADKKALFEAAAKQSANEPKGEAITPKAKKSDKGEKKADEAKAESADTATESTEA, encoded by the coding sequence GTGGCAGTCAAGATCAAGCTGAAGCGACTGGGCAAGATCCGTTCGCCGCACTACCGCATCATCGTCGCCGACTCGCGCACCCGCCGCGACGGCCGCGCCATCGAGGAGATCGGCCTGTACCACCCGGTGCAGAACCCCTCCCGCATCGAGGTCGACTCGGAGCGCGTCCAGTACTGGCTGGGCGTCGGCGCGCAGCCGACCGAGCCGGTCGCGGCCATCCTCAAGGTCACCGGCGACTGGCAGAAGTTCAAGGGTCTGCCGGCCCCCGAGCCGATGAAGGTCGCCGAGCCGAAGGCCGACAAGAAGGCCCTCTTCGAGGCCGCGGCCAAGCAGTCGGCGAACGAGCCCAAGGGCGAGGCCATCACGCCGAAGGCCAAGAAGTCCGACAAGGGCGAGAAGAAGGCGGACGAGGCCAAGGCCGAGTCCGCTGACACCGCCACCGAGTCGACCGAGGCCTGA
- the trmD gene encoding tRNA (guanosine(37)-N1)-methyltransferase TrmD, translated as MRLDVVTIFPEYLEPLNVSLVGKARARGQLDVRVHDLRTWTHDRHHTVDDTPYGGGPGMVMKPEPWGEALDEILASGAPDQGEPVLVVPTPSGRPFTQALAVELAAAPWLVFTPARYEGIDRRVVEEYGSRLDVREVSIGDYVLAGGEAPVLVMVEAVARLLPGVLGNAESHRDDSFAPGSMAGLLEGPVYTKPPQWRGREIPEVLVSGHHGRIARWRRDQALARTSTHRPDLIEACDPVGLDAHDRATLSALGWEVGPGGRFGRTTRPVEE; from the coding sequence GTGAGGCTCGACGTTGTCACGATCTTCCCGGAGTACCTGGAGCCGCTGAACGTCTCCCTGGTCGGCAAGGCGCGCGCCCGCGGGCAGCTCGACGTCCGGGTGCACGACCTGCGCACATGGACCCACGACCGGCACCACACCGTGGACGACACCCCGTACGGCGGCGGGCCCGGCATGGTGATGAAGCCCGAGCCGTGGGGCGAGGCGCTGGACGAGATCCTCGCCTCCGGCGCTCCGGACCAGGGCGAGCCCGTCCTCGTCGTCCCCACGCCCAGCGGGCGGCCGTTCACCCAGGCCCTCGCGGTCGAACTCGCCGCCGCACCCTGGCTCGTGTTCACCCCGGCCCGCTACGAGGGCATCGACCGCCGCGTCGTCGAGGAGTACGGGTCGCGTCTGGACGTGCGCGAGGTCTCCATCGGCGACTACGTGCTCGCCGGGGGCGAGGCGCCGGTACTGGTGATGGTGGAGGCGGTCGCCCGCCTGCTGCCCGGCGTGCTCGGCAACGCCGAGTCCCACCGCGACGACTCCTTCGCCCCCGGGAGCATGGCCGGCCTGCTGGAAGGCCCGGTGTACACCAAGCCCCCGCAGTGGCGCGGCCGGGAGATCCCCGAGGTGCTGGTCAGCGGCCACCACGGGCGGATCGCCCGGTGGCGCCGCGACCAGGCGCTCGCCCGCACCAGCACCCACCGGCCCGACCTGATCGAGGCGTGCGATCCCGTCGGGCTCGACGCGCACGACCGGGCGACGCTCTCCGCCCTGGGCTGGGAAGTCGGACCCGGGGGCCGATTTGGGCGCACGACGAGGCCCGTGGAAGAATAG
- a CDS encoding RNA-binding protein, translating to MLEEALEHLVKGIVDHPDEVQVAERTLRRGRVLEVRVHPDDLGKVIGRNGRTARALRTVVGALGGRGVRVDLVDVDQIR from the coding sequence ATGCTCGAGGAGGCCCTCGAGCACCTCGTCAAGGGCATCGTCGACCACCCCGACGAGGTGCAGGTCGCGGAGCGCACCCTGCGCCGCGGGCGCGTGCTGGAGGTCCGGGTGCACCCCGACGACCTCGGCAAGGTCATCGGCCGCAACGGCCGCACGGCCCGTGCGCTCCGCACCGTCGTGGGAGCCCTCGGCGGCCGTGGTGTACGCGTCGACCTCGTCGACGTGGACCAGATCCGCTGA